In Electrophorus electricus isolate fEleEle1 chromosome 14, fEleEle1.pri, whole genome shotgun sequence, a single window of DNA contains:
- the ace gene encoding angiotensin-converting enzyme isoform X2, which produces MYLGMLLLALFGVSMALRPEWEPGTYPETERGARQFVDDYNSTAEQVMYFSTEASWTYNTNLTDYNSQQQVQASMEEQAFVEAWGKKAKETFNETLMDTFNPELKKLISMINVLGPANLPTAERERYNAILSRMDNIYSTAKVCPKPKECWLLEPELTEIMANSRSYKKLLYAWEGWHNDSGVPLRTLYPEFVQLSNKASTMDGFPDTGAYWRSWYESPTFEKDLENLFKQLQPLYLNLHAFVRRKLYDFYGPKYINLKGPIPAHLLGNMWSQTWNNIYSMMIPFPDKPNVDVTQNMVAQGYNATYMFEVAEDFFISLGLEKMPFNFWNRSMLEKPDDGRDVVCHASAWDFYNREDFRIKQCTTVTMEQLFTVHHEMGHVEYYLQYKDKPVSFRRGANPGFHEAIGDVLSLSVSTPKHLKTIGLLDTLVDDKETDLNYLLKMALEKIAFLPFGYLIDQWRWGVFSGRTPPERYNAEWWYLRTKYQGICPPVRRTEEHFDPGAKYHIPGNTPYIRYFVSYILQFQFHQKLCQEAGHTGPLYKCDIYNSNQAGNILQKVMSAGSSKPWTEVLQEALGTNKMDASALMQYFGPITTWLAEQNKLTNETLGWPDFDWMPPVPDGYPEDIADKITDETQAKLFLAEYNTTAERVWNAYTEASWAYNTDINEINKQIMLEKNLEMATHTKTYGLQARNYDTTDFQDQSVKRILKKLSDLERAALPDAELKEYNNLLASMETTYSIAKVCKKDGTCLPLDPDLTKIMAESRDYEELLFAWQGWRNASGRQLRQNYKRYVELANLAAQSNGHSDNGAFWRSLYETPTFEEDLEALWKDLQPLYLNLHAYVRRGLFKKYGHNHINLQGPIPAHLLGNMWAQTWSGIMDLVIPYPDATQVDVTQAMLVQKWDAHRMFEESDHFFTSLGLEPMPNEFWNKSMLEKPTGGREVVCHASAWDFYNRKDFRIKQCTVVNMDDLITVHHEMGHVQYFLQYKDQPISFRDGANPGFHEAIGDVLALSVSTPKHLHTIGLLDKVEDNPESTINFLMSIALDKIAFLPFGYLMDQWRWKVFDGRISSTEYNKEWWNLRLKYQGLCPPVPRTEEDFDPGAKFHIPANVPYVRYFVSFVIQFQFHKALCEAAGHTGPLHNCDIYQSRNAGQLLGDVMKLGFSKPWPEAMMMITGQPNMSVQPLMEYFQPLTHWLEKENQRNGDILGWPDYDWMPPTSGVEVVEELSTVNFLGLSVDEAGAAAGQWILLVLGIVLLLSTAFIGYKYRKARHLQNKSSSQVELK; this is translated from the exons ATGTACTTGGGCATGTTACTGCTGGCTCTGTTCGGAGTCAGCATGGCTCTAAGACCTGAATGGGAGCCTGGGACTTACCCTGAAACAGAAAGGGGGGCCAGGCAGTTTGTGGATGACTACAACAGTACTGCAGAGCAAGTTATGTACTTCAGCACAGAAGCCAGCTGGACGTACAACACCAACCTGACggactacaactcccagcaACAG GTCCAGGCGTCCATGGAGGAACAAGCATTTGTGGAAGCTTGGGGAAAGAAGGCCAAGGAGACCTTTAATGAGACCCTCATGGACACCTTTAACCCAGAGCTGAAGAAACTCATCTCCATGATCAACGTACTGGGACCTGCCAATCTCCccacagctgagagagagagg tacaaTGCCATTTTGAGTCGGATGGATAACATCTACTCCACAGCAAAAGTGTGTCCCAAACCAAAGGAGTGCTGGTTATTGGAACCTG AGCTGACTGAGATTATGGCTAACTCCCGAAGTTACAAGAAGTTACTGTATGCCTGGGAGGGCTGGCACAATGACTCTGGAGTGCCACTCAGGACCCTCTACCCTGAATTTGTGCAGCTCAGCAACAAAGCCTCAACTATGGATG GTTTTCCAGACACTGGTGCTTATTGGCGCTCGTGGTACGAGTCTCCGACCTTTGAGAAGGATTTGGAGAACCTCTTCAAACAGCTGCAGCCTCTTTACTTGAACCTGCATGCCTTTGTCCGCCGGAAGCTCTATGACTTCTATGGCCCTAAGTATATCAACCTTAAAGGCCCCATCCCTGCCCATCTGCTTG GGAACATGTGGTCACAAACCTGGAACAACATCTATAGTATGATGATTCCTTTCCCTGATAAGCCCAATGTGGATGTGACCCAAAACATGGTTGCACAA GGCTACAATGCAACCTACATGTTTGAGGTGGCTGAAGACTTCTTCATATCCTTGGGTCTGGAGAAGATGCCCTTCAACTTCTGGAACAGATCTATGTTGGAGAAGCCTGACGATGGCCGAGATGTCGTCTGCCATGCCTCTGCCTGGGACTTCTACAACCGTGAGGACTTCAG GATTAAGCAGTGCACTACAGTGACTATGGAGCAGCTGTTCACTGTGCACCATGAGATGGGCCATGTGGAGTATTACCTGCAGTACAAAGACAAGCCAGTCAGCTTCAGACGTGGAGCCAATCCTGGTTTTCATGAGGCCATTGGAgatgtgctctctctttctgtctctacACCAAAACACCTGAAGACCATTGGCCTGCTGGACACACTTGTTGATGACAAAG AGACTGACCTCAACTACCTGTTGAAGATGGCTTTGGAGAAGATAGCCTTCCTTCCTTTTGGTTATCTCATCGATCAGTGGCGCTGGGGTGTGTTCAGTGGACGTACGCCCCCTGAACGTTACAATGCAGAGTGGTGGTACCTGAG GACAAAATATCAAGGTATCTGTCCACCAGTCAGGCGGACAGAAGAGCACTTTGACCCTGGGGCAAAATATCACATCCCAGGAAATACCCCCTACATCAG GTATTTTGTGAGCTACAtccttcagtttcagtttcatcAGAAGCTTTGCCAGGAGGCCGGACACACTGGGCCCCTGTACAAGTGTGACATTTACAATTCCAACCAGGCTGGGAACATATTACA AAAAGTCATGAGTGCTGGGTCATCTAAGCCCTGGACGGAGGTGCTGCAGGAAGCTTTGGGCACAAACAAAATGGACGCCAGTGCTCTGATGCAGTACTTTGGGCCTATCACCACCTGGTTAGCAGAACAGAACAAGCTGACCAATGAAACGCTGGGGTGGCCTGACTTTGACTGGATGCCACCTGTCCCAGATGGCTATCCAGAAGACATTG CAGACAAAATAACAGATGAGACACAGGCAAAGCTGTTCTTGGCTGAGTACAACACTACAGCGGAGAGAGTCTGGAATGCATACACTGAGGCCTCATGGGCCTATAACACTGACATCAATGAAATAAACAAGCAGATTATG CTGGAGAAAAACCTGGAGAtggctacacacacaaagacctaTGGATTGCAAGCCCGCAATTATGACACCACAGATTTCCAGGACCAATCAGTGAAGAGGATTCTAAAGAAACTCAGTGACCTGGAGAGGGCTGCACTCCCTGATGCTGAACTGAAAGAg TACAACAACTTGTTGGCCTCTATGGAGACCACTTACAGCATAGCTAAAGTCTGCAAAAAGGATGGTACATGTCTACCTCTTGATCCAG aCCTGACTAAGATCATGGCTGAGTCCAGAGACTATGAGGAGCTGCTATTTGCCTGGCAGGGTTGGCGCAATGCTTCAGGAAGACAGCTCCGCCAGAACTACAAGAGATACGTGGAGCTTGCCAACTTAGCTGCACAGAGTAATG GACATTCTGACAATGGGGCATTTTGGCGCTCTTTGTATGAGACACCCACCTTTGAGGAGGATCTGGAGGCATTATGGAAAGACCTTCAGCCACTCTACCTCAACCTCCATGCTTATGTGCGCAGAGGCCTGTTCAAAAAGTATGGACACAATCACATCAACCTCCAAGGACCAATTCCTGCACATTTACTAG GGAACATGTGGGCCCAGACCTGGTCTGGCATTATGGACCTGGTTATACCCTACCCTGATGCCACACAGGTAGATGTCACCCAAGCCATGTTAGTCCAG AAATGGGATGCTCATCGCATGTTTGAAGAGTCTGATCACTTCTTCACTAGTCTGGGCCTGGAGCCCATGCCTAACGAGTTCTGGAATAAGTCCATGCTGGAGAAACCCACAGGCGGCCGGGAAGTGGTGTGCCATGCTTCTGCCTGGGACTTTTACAACCGCAAAGACTTCAG GATCAAGCAGTGCACGGTGGTGAACATGGATGACCTCATCACTGTGCACCATGAGATGGGGCATGTGCAGTACTTCCTGCAATACAAGGACCAGCCCATCTCTTTCCGTGATGGTGCCAACCCTGGGTTCCATGAGGCCATTGGTGATGTTCTGGCCTTGTCGGTGTCCACACCCAAACACCTCCACACCATTGGCCTGCTAGACAAGGTGGAGGATAACCCAG AGAGCACCATTAACTTTCTGATGAGCATTGCCCTGGATAAAATCGCTTTCCTGCCATTTGGCTACCTGATGGACCAGTGGCGGTGGAAGGTGTTTGATGGTAGGATATCAAGTACAGAGTACAATAAAGAGTGGTGGAACCTCAG GCTGAAGTACCAGGGTTTGTGCCCACCCGTGCCTCGCACGGAAGAGGACTTTGATCCTGGGGCGAAGTTCCACATTCCTGCCAATGTACCCTATGTCAg gTACTTTGTCAGCTTTGTGATTCAGTTCCAGTTTCATAAAGCACTGTGTGAAGCTGCTGGCCATACTGGTCCCCTTCACAACTGTGACATCTATCAGTCCAGAAATGCAGGCCAACTCTTGGG GGATGTGATGAAGCTGGGCTTCAGTAAGCCTTGGCCAGAGGCAATGATGATGATCACTGGCCAGCCCAACATGTCTGTGCAGCCTCTAATGGAGTACTTCCAGCCCCTCACCCACTGGCtggaaaaggaaaaccaaaggAACGGTGACATCCTTGGCTGGCCAGACTATGACTGGATGCCACCCACAA GTGGTGTGGAGGTGGTAGAGGAGCTCAGCACAGTGAACTTCCTGGGTCTGAGTGTGGATGAAGCCGGAGCTGCCGCTGGCCAGTGGATTCTCCTGGTGCTGGGAAtcgttctcctcctctccaccgcCTTCATAGGCTACAAATACAGGAAAGCCAGGCATCTACAAAACAAGTCTAGCTCCCAGGTGGAGCTCAAATAG
- the ace gene encoding angiotensin-converting enzyme isoform X4, with protein MYLGMLLLALFGVSMALRPEWEPGTYPETERGARQFVDDYNSTAEQVMYFSTEASWTYNTNLTDYNSQQQVQASMEEQAFVEAWGKKAKETFNETLMDTFNPELKKLISMINVLGPANLPTAERERYNAILSRMDNIYSTAKVCPKPKECWLLEPELTEIMANSRSYKKLLYAWEGWHNDSGVPLRTLYPEFVQLSNKASTMDGFPDTGAYWRSWYESPTFEKDLENLFKQLQPLYLNLHAFVRRKLYDFYGPKYINLKGPIPAHLLGNMWSQTWNNIYSMMIPFPDKPNVDVTQNMVAQGYNATYMFEVAEDFFISLGLEKMPFNFWNRSMLEKPDDGRDVVCHASAWDFYNREDFRIKQCTTVTMEQLFTVHHEMGHVEYYLQYKDKPVSFRRGANPGFHEAIGDVLSLSVSTPKHLKTIGLLDTLVDDKETDLNYLLKMALEKIAFLPFGYLIDQWRWGVFSGRTPPERYNAEWWYLRTKYQGICPPVRRTEEHFDPGAKYHIPGNTPYIRYFVSYILQFQFHQKLCQEAGHTGPLYKCDIYNSNQAGNILQKVMSAGSSKPWTEVLQEALGTNKMDASALMQYFGPITTWLAEQNKLTNETLGWPDFDWMPPVPDGYPEDIDKITDETQAKLFLAEYNTTAERVWNAYTEASWAYNTDINEINKQIMLEKNLEMATHTKTYGLQARNYDTTDFQDQSVKRILKKLSDLERAALPDAELKEYNNLLASMETTYSIAKVCKKDGTCLPLDPDLTKIMAESRDYEELLFAWQGWRNASGRQLRQNYKRYVELANLAAQSNGHSDNGAFWRSLYETPTFEEDLEALWKDLQPLYLNLHAYVRRGLFKKYGHNHINLQGPIPAHLLGNMWAQTWSGIMDLVIPYPDATQVDVTQAMLVQKWDAHRMFEESDHFFTSLGLEPMPNEFWNKSMLEKPTGGREVVCHASAWDFYNRKDFRIKQCTVVNMDDLITVHHEMGHVQYFLQYKDQPISFRDGANPGFHEAIGDVLALSVSTPKHLHTIGLLDKVEDNPESTINFLMSIALDKIAFLPFGYLMDQWRWKVFDGRISSTEYNKEWWNLRLKYQGLCPPVPRTEEDFDPGAKFHIPANVPYVRYFVSFVIQFQFHKALCEAAGHTGPLHNCDIYQSRNAGQLLGDVMKLGFSKPWPEAMMMITGQPNMSVQPLMEYFQPLTHWLEKENQRNGDILGWPDYDWMPPTSGVEVVEELSTVNFLGLSVDEAGAAAGQWILLVLGIVLLLSTAFIGYKYRKARHLQNKSSSQVELK; from the exons ATGTACTTGGGCATGTTACTGCTGGCTCTGTTCGGAGTCAGCATGGCTCTAAGACCTGAATGGGAGCCTGGGACTTACCCTGAAACAGAAAGGGGGGCCAGGCAGTTTGTGGATGACTACAACAGTACTGCAGAGCAAGTTATGTACTTCAGCACAGAAGCCAGCTGGACGTACAACACCAACCTGACggactacaactcccagcaACAG GTCCAGGCGTCCATGGAGGAACAAGCATTTGTGGAAGCTTGGGGAAAGAAGGCCAAGGAGACCTTTAATGAGACCCTCATGGACACCTTTAACCCAGAGCTGAAGAAACTCATCTCCATGATCAACGTACTGGGACCTGCCAATCTCCccacagctgagagagagagg tacaaTGCCATTTTGAGTCGGATGGATAACATCTACTCCACAGCAAAAGTGTGTCCCAAACCAAAGGAGTGCTGGTTATTGGAACCTG AGCTGACTGAGATTATGGCTAACTCCCGAAGTTACAAGAAGTTACTGTATGCCTGGGAGGGCTGGCACAATGACTCTGGAGTGCCACTCAGGACCCTCTACCCTGAATTTGTGCAGCTCAGCAACAAAGCCTCAACTATGGATG GTTTTCCAGACACTGGTGCTTATTGGCGCTCGTGGTACGAGTCTCCGACCTTTGAGAAGGATTTGGAGAACCTCTTCAAACAGCTGCAGCCTCTTTACTTGAACCTGCATGCCTTTGTCCGCCGGAAGCTCTATGACTTCTATGGCCCTAAGTATATCAACCTTAAAGGCCCCATCCCTGCCCATCTGCTTG GGAACATGTGGTCACAAACCTGGAACAACATCTATAGTATGATGATTCCTTTCCCTGATAAGCCCAATGTGGATGTGACCCAAAACATGGTTGCACAA GGCTACAATGCAACCTACATGTTTGAGGTGGCTGAAGACTTCTTCATATCCTTGGGTCTGGAGAAGATGCCCTTCAACTTCTGGAACAGATCTATGTTGGAGAAGCCTGACGATGGCCGAGATGTCGTCTGCCATGCCTCTGCCTGGGACTTCTACAACCGTGAGGACTTCAG GATTAAGCAGTGCACTACAGTGACTATGGAGCAGCTGTTCACTGTGCACCATGAGATGGGCCATGTGGAGTATTACCTGCAGTACAAAGACAAGCCAGTCAGCTTCAGACGTGGAGCCAATCCTGGTTTTCATGAGGCCATTGGAgatgtgctctctctttctgtctctacACCAAAACACCTGAAGACCATTGGCCTGCTGGACACACTTGTTGATGACAAAG AGACTGACCTCAACTACCTGTTGAAGATGGCTTTGGAGAAGATAGCCTTCCTTCCTTTTGGTTATCTCATCGATCAGTGGCGCTGGGGTGTGTTCAGTGGACGTACGCCCCCTGAACGTTACAATGCAGAGTGGTGGTACCTGAG GACAAAATATCAAGGTATCTGTCCACCAGTCAGGCGGACAGAAGAGCACTTTGACCCTGGGGCAAAATATCACATCCCAGGAAATACCCCCTACATCAG GTATTTTGTGAGCTACAtccttcagtttcagtttcatcAGAAGCTTTGCCAGGAGGCCGGACACACTGGGCCCCTGTACAAGTGTGACATTTACAATTCCAACCAGGCTGGGAACATATTACA AAAAGTCATGAGTGCTGGGTCATCTAAGCCCTGGACGGAGGTGCTGCAGGAAGCTTTGGGCACAAACAAAATGGACGCCAGTGCTCTGATGCAGTACTTTGGGCCTATCACCACCTGGTTAGCAGAACAGAACAAGCTGACCAATGAAACGCTGGGGTGGCCTGACTTTGACTGGATGCCACCTGTCCCAGATGGCTATCCAGAAGACATTG ACAAAATAACAGATGAGACACAGGCAAAGCTGTTCTTGGCTGAGTACAACACTACAGCGGAGAGAGTCTGGAATGCATACACTGAGGCCTCATGGGCCTATAACACTGACATCAATGAAATAAACAAGCAGATTATG CTGGAGAAAAACCTGGAGAtggctacacacacaaagacctaTGGATTGCAAGCCCGCAATTATGACACCACAGATTTCCAGGACCAATCAGTGAAGAGGATTCTAAAGAAACTCAGTGACCTGGAGAGGGCTGCACTCCCTGATGCTGAACTGAAAGAg TACAACAACTTGTTGGCCTCTATGGAGACCACTTACAGCATAGCTAAAGTCTGCAAAAAGGATGGTACATGTCTACCTCTTGATCCAG aCCTGACTAAGATCATGGCTGAGTCCAGAGACTATGAGGAGCTGCTATTTGCCTGGCAGGGTTGGCGCAATGCTTCAGGAAGACAGCTCCGCCAGAACTACAAGAGATACGTGGAGCTTGCCAACTTAGCTGCACAGAGTAATG GACATTCTGACAATGGGGCATTTTGGCGCTCTTTGTATGAGACACCCACCTTTGAGGAGGATCTGGAGGCATTATGGAAAGACCTTCAGCCACTCTACCTCAACCTCCATGCTTATGTGCGCAGAGGCCTGTTCAAAAAGTATGGACACAATCACATCAACCTCCAAGGACCAATTCCTGCACATTTACTAG GGAACATGTGGGCCCAGACCTGGTCTGGCATTATGGACCTGGTTATACCCTACCCTGATGCCACACAGGTAGATGTCACCCAAGCCATGTTAGTCCAG AAATGGGATGCTCATCGCATGTTTGAAGAGTCTGATCACTTCTTCACTAGTCTGGGCCTGGAGCCCATGCCTAACGAGTTCTGGAATAAGTCCATGCTGGAGAAACCCACAGGCGGCCGGGAAGTGGTGTGCCATGCTTCTGCCTGGGACTTTTACAACCGCAAAGACTTCAG GATCAAGCAGTGCACGGTGGTGAACATGGATGACCTCATCACTGTGCACCATGAGATGGGGCATGTGCAGTACTTCCTGCAATACAAGGACCAGCCCATCTCTTTCCGTGATGGTGCCAACCCTGGGTTCCATGAGGCCATTGGTGATGTTCTGGCCTTGTCGGTGTCCACACCCAAACACCTCCACACCATTGGCCTGCTAGACAAGGTGGAGGATAACCCAG AGAGCACCATTAACTTTCTGATGAGCATTGCCCTGGATAAAATCGCTTTCCTGCCATTTGGCTACCTGATGGACCAGTGGCGGTGGAAGGTGTTTGATGGTAGGATATCAAGTACAGAGTACAATAAAGAGTGGTGGAACCTCAG GCTGAAGTACCAGGGTTTGTGCCCACCCGTGCCTCGCACGGAAGAGGACTTTGATCCTGGGGCGAAGTTCCACATTCCTGCCAATGTACCCTATGTCAg gTACTTTGTCAGCTTTGTGATTCAGTTCCAGTTTCATAAAGCACTGTGTGAAGCTGCTGGCCATACTGGTCCCCTTCACAACTGTGACATCTATCAGTCCAGAAATGCAGGCCAACTCTTGGG GGATGTGATGAAGCTGGGCTTCAGTAAGCCTTGGCCAGAGGCAATGATGATGATCACTGGCCAGCCCAACATGTCTGTGCAGCCTCTAATGGAGTACTTCCAGCCCCTCACCCACTGGCtggaaaaggaaaaccaaaggAACGGTGACATCCTTGGCTGGCCAGACTATGACTGGATGCCACCCACAA GTGGTGTGGAGGTGGTAGAGGAGCTCAGCACAGTGAACTTCCTGGGTCTGAGTGTGGATGAAGCCGGAGCTGCCGCTGGCCAGTGGATTCTCCTGGTGCTGGGAAtcgttctcctcctctccaccgcCTTCATAGGCTACAAATACAGGAAAGCCAGGCATCTACAAAACAAGTCTAGCTCCCAGGTGGAGCTCAAATAG